GACCGGCAGGAGCTACGTGACCTCCTGAGCGAGCGCGGAGACGTGCGCATCGAGGCCCGCTACCCGGTCGAGACCAACGGGACGACCGAGTACCGCAGCGAGACGGTACTCCAGCAGGAGGACCTCCAGTCGGTCGGCCAGGCCCAGTCCAACGACGACAACGACGGCTACCACGTCTCGGTCACGCTCCGGGAGCAGGCCGCCAGTGACTTTTCCAGCGTCCTGAACGACGCCGGCTTCACCGAGGCTCGCGGGATCAGTAACTGCCAGCCCGGAGCCGGCCCGAACGGCTCCGACGCCGGATACTGCCTCCAGACCGTCGTCGACGGCGAGGTCGTGTACAGCGCCGGCGTCCGTCGGAACCTCGCAACCAGCATCCGGGACGGCGACTTCAACCGCGACCCCACCTTCCGGATGACGACCACGAGCCAGCAGGAGGCCCAGGACCTGCAGATCAACCTCCGCGCCGGTCGCCTGCCCGCGCCGCTCGACTTCACCGAGTCTCAGGAGTCGTACGTCGAGCCGTCGCTGGCCGACCGGTTCAAGATGAACTCGCTGATCACGGGGATCATCGCCGTCATCGCGGTCAGCCTCACGGTGTACTTCCGGTACGGGAACGCCCGCGTCGCGGCCCCGATGATCGTCACCGCGCTGTCGGAAGTCGTCATCCTGCTCGGGTTCTCGGCGGCGATCCAGTATCCGCTGGACCTCTCGGTGATCGCCGGGTTCATCGCCGTCATCGGGACGGGGGTGGACGACCTGATCATCATCGCCGACGGGGTGATGTCGGAGGGTGACGTCGACTCCAGCCGGGTGTTCCAGAACCGCTTCCGGAAGGCGTTCTGGGTGATCGGCGCGGCCGCCGCGACGACCATCGTGGCGATGAGCCCCCTCGCCGTGCTCAGCCTCGGCGACCTCCAGGGCTTCGCCATCATCACCATCCTCGGCGTCATCGTC
The genomic region above belongs to Halostella salina and contains:
- a CDS encoding preprotein translocase subunit SecD, translating into MISPRENWRVVMLVVLLVLSTVALFVPGGVVAGGDGNQSVGSDGPTNLQYGIELDGGARIRAPPVGMTAEDAQFDTESVVEREVANELGLRGIDVRADRGAGTVEVFNASVSEDEFAAALNASGVSYGEIRDGVTEQTRQGIVDVVNSKISESGLAGGSVNQLTTASGEHYIIVVAPNYDRQELRDLLSERGDVRIEARYPVETNGTTEYRSETVLQQEDLQSVGQAQSNDDNDGYHVSVTLREQAASDFSSVLNDAGFTEARGISNCQPGAGPNGSDAGYCLQTVVDGEVVYSAGVRRNLATSIRDGDFNRDPTFRMTTTSQQEAQDLQINLRAGRLPAPLDFTESQESYVEPSLADRFKMNSLITGIIAVIAVSLTVYFRYGNARVAAPMIVTALSEVVILLGFSAAIQYPLDLSVIAGFIAVIGTGVDDLIIIADGVMSEGDVDSSRVFQNRFRKAFWVIGAAAATTIVAMSPLAVLSLGDLQGFAIITILGVIVGVVITRPAYGDILRELLTDK